Genomic DNA from Rahnella variigena:
CAGGACAGGAAGTTGAGTACTTCAACATGTATCTCGAAGGCGTTAAAATTGTATCAATCTGCCCAACAATGCACCACATCAAAAACCCAGCCTTCGAGAAACATAACCACAACGAAAGTGTTGAGCTTCGCTATGAAAAAATCACATGGAAATATTGTGACGGCAACGTAATTTTTGCCGACGCCTGGAATGAAAGAGTGACAGCTTAAATGGCTATCACCTGCAGCTATGTATTAAATGGAATGGAAACATCAATTCTGAGTTGTGCTGGTGTCGGCAATTTCCCTGCCTTCTCAGGCCAGTTAGTTGGTCGAAATAACCCAACATTAACTAATATTGCTGATCTGGGACCACTTCCTACAGGGCGTTACTTTATTGTCAGCCGCGTCTCTGGGGGGCGCTTAGGCGGCTTACGAAATGCTGTCCTTAAATATGGTTACGGCACTGACAGAGATACATGGTTTGGGCTCTATCGTGATGACGGAAAGATAAATGATGAAACTTTTATTGAAGGAGTTAAACGTGGAAGTTTCCGGCTTCATCCAATCGGACCAAAGGGACTCAGTGAAGGCTGTATTACCATGACATCACAATCTGATTTTGATTATCTTCGTACTGCATTGCTGGGTACCTCAATGATCGGTGTACCTGGGTCTTCGCTTAAGGCACACGGTACGATCAGGGTTACACTCGGATGAAGTGGGTTAAGTATGTCGCTTGTGGCTTAGGCTACTTGATTTCATTCGTAGTATTAATGATCATCAGTACACAGGTGATCGACAACTTTATTACTGGTAACCAGATCCAGCGTTTCGCGCAGTTCTTCGGAATACAGGATATTGAGGGGACATTGGATCTGTATGTTGATACCTCAATAGCTATTTCCGCCTTACTTTCTATAGGCATTATTTGGCTGTGCCGTCTATTTATACGATACCGATAAGAGCAATTGACTGAGGTATAGTTGATTGGAGATATAGCTTGTTAAATAATTATTAATTAAATAGCTCTAGTGCATTTTATCAACTCAGTGCTTAAATCAAAAAATACTTTTCCAATGAAAATCAAGCCAGATCTAATATGAAATCTAGTCGATTTTTTCCAAAAAATTCAGGTTATAAAGTTTATTAACAACCCCAATAATTAGTATTTTTCAAATTATTGAAATTTATTTAGTTGCAGTTAGTGGATAACTAAAGCCGGATGGAAGTTATGCGCCCGCATTTAAGCACCTGTAATGCTTATGACGGACATCATTTTTGTCAAAACCTCTACTTGAAAGAACAATTGAAATGGGAGAAACACACTATGGCTAGATGCACAGCCCCAGTACGTGGGCATCACTCATCAGCTGCAGCAGCAGCTTGCCCGGCATGCAGCAGCTTGCCCGGCATGCAGTAGCCGCGGTAGCTATCGCAGTAGTTACCGCTATGACAGTTATGATTCGCCCTATTCCTCACCGAGTAGTAGCGGACGGAGCTATGGAAGCGGTAGTAGCGGTAGTAGCGGTAGTTCAAGAGCGCGCTGGTCAAAAGCAGGTTCTTCAGTGTTATACACGCCTGCACAAATCCAGTCACTTACACCAATTAGGCAAACTGTCGAGACGCGAGCAGCGGAACAGCCTGACCTACGTGACGTATTCCTGTGCCATGCGTGGGACGATCGGCAAGGTATTGCTAAGGAACTTCACGATTTGCTTGAAGCGGCTGGTGTCAAAGTCTGGTTCAGCGAGAAAGATCTTGGGCTCGGCGTTCCTATGATGCGCGCCATCGACAAGGGCTTAGCAAATTCGAGGATCGGACTAGTATTAGTTACCCCTGCGCTGCTTAAAGGACTTCCAAAAGAGGGTGTAGCTGACAAAGAGCTTTCGGCACTATTGGCGGGAAATCAGCTCGTTCCAATCGTGCATAATACGACGTATGTGGAACTTCGCAATGTCAGCCCCTTACTCGCCTCACGAAGTGGTTTGGACACCGGAGAAGATTCAATTACCGTTGTTGCAAAGAAAATCGCCGAGCTAGTAGCCCTGTAAATCTATGATCTACATAGACTTTCGATTAAGATACTTCTGTTCATAGACATACGACATTAACCATTGTTCAATGGGACTTGCCTTAGACAAGTCCCATTGCCTATAACTTAGTTCTTTAGCTAATTAAATTCAGTCCAATCCTCAACGACTTCAAAATGCATGTTGATATCGCCGAACCGGAAACGAGCACCACGTGTTAACGCTTCCAGCTCCCATCTTTGAGCCTTGATATCGTTTTTAAGCAATTCCTGTTCAATCTGAGGCAACCGCGCCCGTTCTTCAGCAGTCAATCTTGCTGATGGAGCAACATCGCGCCCTTTTGTTGGGTCAAAACTTCGCTGCGCCTTGCTGACTCTCGGCGTTTCCTCCCTAATGCGTGCCACAATCGCCCTCACGGCGGATGTGTCTGTCCAGTCAACAACTCGCAGGTTGTCAGAAGTGGACGCCGTAGCGGTGCTCCCAACCTGCCTATCACGCCAATTAGTGGCCTGTTTCTTTCCACCTAACCCACAGTTATTGACAGGACTCCGAGGCGCGCCGGAGGCGCTTTTTAAGGTCAAAACCTCAACGTCAACGGCAGAAGAAACGATCCGCCATTGTGTTGTACGGGTTTCATAAACACGAGAGTCGCCGAGGTGAGGCGCGAAAATACCGACAACCTTTTTCACTTCCTCATCGTATGCGTTCAGCTCATCAGCCACGCGGCGGGCGACACGCACAGTCTGAGCGGCGCGTGGGACATTAGCGCCGCCCTGGGCTGACATGTACGCCATAAAGTCACCGGCATCAGCAGCTGCGCGAACGGCTTCCACTTCTTCGTCAAAGGTTTCAGTCAGATTGATAGAACGGATGCGGCGGCATTCACGGTATGAACCCATGGTAGGCAGGCCGATAGGATGAAACTGCGGGATCCGCCAGGTAGCAGCCCAGGCAGTAACGGCAGCAGCGGAGTCCGTTAGCAACTCGCCGGTTTCGTGGTCGCGCTCGCCTTCCAGTGCATAACCGTCGATGTTCTTTGCTATGTATTTGGCAATATAGCCAGCCGCGCCGCCGCGATTTAGGTGCTTACAGTCAAAGCGGTTTTTAGCTGCACCGCGTTCGTCGCCGTCTTCTTTCATGGCGTATTTGCGCATGATATCGATCACCGGCTGCCGCATGGCAGGTTTGGTGAATAGCATCATGTGCCAGTGCGGCGTCGCGTCGTGATGAGGTTCGACAACGCGCATCCCGTAAACAGACAGGCCGCTATCCTTAAACGCGGTACGCATTTTGCTCCAGATCCCGCACAGATAACGCTGCGCATCTTTCGGGGTATAGGCTTCTTTGTCCCAGGCATGATTTCGCTGAACGCGCTTTTTATCGCCCTTACCCACCATGCGGGTCGGGTGATATTTAGAAGGGGTGGTAATCGTCAAAAACATGCCGACGTCGCCATTTGCAGCGGCATATTTTTCGGTACCGGCTATGGTGCTCATTAGTTCCATGCGGCGGATTTCAGGATTTGAAATACTCGCCATCACTTTGTCGATCAGACTGAAACGCTCGCCGGTTTCGACGTTTTCCAGGTCGCAGCTTTTCAGATAGTCGAGATTGGAAAGACGTCGCGCACGTACTTCACGGATAGCCTGCTTACTGGCATAGGGAGAGGCGTCACGGTTAACCTTGCCGATGGCGATCAGCAAGCATTCACGCCAACGAGTGCGCTGACCTTTAAACTGGCGTAACCACCAATCCGGATTAACCAGGCGCGACATGGCAGCGATCGCGGAAACGACATCCAGTTTTCCTTTGCAATACCTTGTCCAGTACATCGGCGTGACATTAAAAGCCTGTGCCATACCGGCGATTTCGCTGTACAGCTCGCACTGGGTATCACCTTCAAAAAGAATCGAATTATCCCCGTTGTACTGAGCAAGAAGCTGATCACAGCGGTCTTCATAGATTTCTTTCAGTTGTCCGGCGATGTCCTGGGCGAACCGGCGCAAAGGTTTATCGCTCATGCTCGGCAGCCGGTGATAGGTGTCTGCCTCAGACATAAACTTCATGGAGGCATTAAGATTCATTTCATGCGCAGAATTGACTGCATCCACACGCGGCAGAATGCTGCGCCCCAACGTATAGACCAGATATTTATGTGCAGCGTGAACGCCCTGCTCTTTCAGCAGAAATTTATAGCGGCCTGTAAAAATTTCGCGGAGATCGGTGGAGAGGTTTTTTACTTTGATTAAAACAGCTTGCCCCTGATCGTATTCATCACGGGTAAGCGGTCTTTCGAGGCCAGAAACGGCCTGGCGTGGTTTGTTCCAGGGAAACGCCCAGACTTCGGGCGTTTTAATCTGCGGAGTAAAGCGGCTGGTCTGCATTACATGCCGTCTTTGAGATCAATGACCAGATAGCCCGCATTGATAGCAGCCAATACGAGCAACACCACCGCGAATATGATCACTGGTTGCCTCGGTAGTGTTTGGCATTGAGTTCACGAAGTTCTTTGCAATACACACAAAGCTCAACACCTGGCAGAGCTGCGCGGCGTTCTTCTGGAATTGGGCGCTCACAGTCAAGACAGAACATTGCAGAAATACCCGTCACTACCTGTCTAACTGCGTTAATCTGGGACTCAAGTATTTCTGCCTGACGCTCTGTGATTGAATCGAGTAAATCCGGCATCAGACAACCTCCCACGCTTCGTTTTGAATGCGCTCAGCTTCTTGGCGCAGTATTTCAACAGCACCACGCCCCCCAACATCCTTTTGAAGAATGAAAGCCGCAATCGCATCAAGGCGGGCAGAGAACACGGCAGCCAGATTTCGCCTTTCGTCTAAACGTGCATCAGATAATGAAGCTAAATAAGCAATATATTCGGCCTGCGCTGCCCCCTGATTAGATGAAAATTTGATTGGGTGAGTCTCAATATTTCGCATAATAATTTCCTGTTTTTAGGCAAAAGAATACCCGGCGGGTTT
This window encodes:
- a CDS encoding TraR/DksA C4-type zinc finger protein, with product MPDLLDSITERQAEILESQINAVRQVVTGISAMFCLDCERPIPEERRAALPGVELCVYCKELRELNAKHYRGNQ
- a CDS encoding toll/interleukin-1 receptor domain-containing protein — protein: MLYTPAQIQSLTPIRQTVETRAAEQPDLRDVFLCHAWDDRQGIAKELHDLLEAAGVKVWFSEKDLGLGVPMMRAIDKGLANSRIGLVLVTPALLKGLPKEGVADKELSALLAGNQLVPIVHNTTYVELRNVSPLLASRSGLDTGEDSITVVAKKIAELVAL
- a CDS encoding DUF2778 domain-containing protein; its protein translation is MAITCSYVLNGMETSILSCAGVGNFPAFSGQLVGRNNPTLTNIADLGPLPTGRYFIVSRVSGGRLGGLRNAVLKYGYGTDRDTWFGLYRDDGKINDETFIEGVKRGSFRLHPIGPKGLSEGCITMTSQSDFDYLRTALLGTSMIGVPGSSLKAHGTIRVTLG
- a CDS encoding replication endonuclease — translated: MQTSRFTPQIKTPEVWAFPWNKPRQAVSGLERPLTRDEYDQGQAVLIKVKNLSTDLREIFTGRYKFLLKEQGVHAAHKYLVYTLGRSILPRVDAVNSAHEMNLNASMKFMSEADTYHRLPSMSDKPLRRFAQDIAGQLKEIYEDRCDQLLAQYNGDNSILFEGDTQCELYSEIAGMAQAFNVTPMYWTRYCKGKLDVVSAIAAMSRLVNPDWWLRQFKGQRTRWRECLLIAIGKVNRDASPYASKQAIREVRARRLSNLDYLKSCDLENVETGERFSLIDKVMASISNPEIRRMELMSTIAGTEKYAAANGDVGMFLTITTPSKYHPTRMVGKGDKKRVQRNHAWDKEAYTPKDAQRYLCGIWSKMRTAFKDSGLSVYGMRVVEPHHDATPHWHMMLFTKPAMRQPVIDIMRKYAMKEDGDERGAAKNRFDCKHLNRGGAAGYIAKYIAKNIDGYALEGERDHETGELLTDSAAAVTAWAATWRIPQFHPIGLPTMGSYRECRRIRSINLTETFDEEVEAVRAAADAGDFMAYMSAQGGANVPRAAQTVRVARRVADELNAYDEEVKKVVGIFAPHLGDSRVYETRTTQWRIVSSAVDVEVLTLKSASGAPRSPVNNCGLGGKKQATNWRDRQVGSTATASTSDNLRVVDWTDTSAVRAIVARIREETPRVSKAQRSFDPTKGRDVAPSARLTAEERARLPQIEQELLKNDIKAQRWELEALTRGARFRFGDINMHFEVVEDWTEFN
- a CDS encoding DUF2732 family protein encodes the protein MRNIETHPIKFSSNQGAAQAEYIAYLASLSDARLDERRNLAAVFSARLDAIAAFILQKDVGGRGAVEILRQEAERIQNEAWEVV